In Nostoc sp. UHCC 0926, a single genomic region encodes these proteins:
- a CDS encoding 2Fe-2S iron-sulfur cluster-binding protein, with product MASYQVRLISKKENLDTTIEVDEETTILDAAHDNDIDLPASCQAGSCSSCVGKVVEGEIDQEDQNFLDDEQISKGFALLCVTYPRSNCTIKTHQEPYLV from the coding sequence ATGGCTTCCTACCAAGTTAGATTAATCAGCAAAAAAGAAAACCTCGACACCACAATTGAAGTTGACGAAGAGACCACCATCTTGGACGCAGCGCACGACAATGATATTGACTTGCCGGCTTCTTGTCAAGCAGGTTCTTGCTCTAGTTGTGTTGGCAAGGTCGTTGAAGGTGAAATTGATCAAGAAGATCAAAACTTTCTAGATGACGAGCAGATTTCTAAAGGATTCGCTCTACTTTGTGTCACTTATCCTCGTTCTAATTGCACAATTAAGACACATCAAGAACCTTATCTTGTCTAA
- the nifX gene encoding nitrogen fixation protein NifX: MKIAFTTSDRIHINTHFGGSEEIDVYEISDEGYHFVETIKFHYEIKEENNESKLAPKIEALGDCTIIYVLAIGGSAAARLIKKGVTPVKARSEEDEISQVLTKLVKTLKGNPPPWLRKALQQKPANFADEVENEATV, from the coding sequence ATGAAAATTGCTTTTACGACAAGTGACCGAATTCATATTAATACTCACTTTGGAGGGTCAGAAGAAATTGATGTTTATGAAATTTCCGATGAAGGATATCACTTTGTAGAAACTATCAAATTTCATTATGAAATCAAAGAAGAGAATAATGAGAGTAAACTCGCGCCAAAAATTGAAGCATTAGGTGATTGCACAATTATTTATGTTTTAGCAATTGGCGGGAGCGCTGCGGCTCGGTTAATCAAGAAAGGTGTCACCCCCGTGAAGGCGCGATCGGAAGAAGACGAAATTAGTCAAGTGCTAACTAAGCTAGTGAAAACCCTCAAAGGTAATCCCCCACCTTGGTTACGTAAAGCTTTACAGCAAAAACCTGCAAATTTTGCCGATGAAGTTGAAAATGAAGCAACGGTATGA
- a CDS encoding CCE_0567 family metalloprotein gives MQAEETSIEELQGQIRRLNSKAGQMKMDLHDLAEGLPTDYKQLMDVAAATYEIYRKLDELKQHLKQLENAK, from the coding sequence GTGCAAGCAGAAGAAACCAGTATTGAGGAATTACAAGGACAAATCAGACGGCTTAACAGCAAAGCTGGTCAAATGAAAATGGATCTGCATGATTTAGCTGAAGGGCTACCAACAGATTACAAACAACTTATGGATGTTGCAGCCGCAACTTATGAAATCTATCGCAAGTTAGATGAGCTTAAGCAACATCTGAAACAATTGGAGAATGCTAAATGA
- a CDS encoding HesB/IscA family protein, whose product MGVILSEKAELHLRGLLQGSAPNANGATKGIRISVKDGGCSGHEYAMDITSKPQPDDLVSQQGKVLVYVDAKSASLLEGIVVDFVEGVMESGFKFTNPNATDKCGGCGKSLKAGDSKPTGVPCS is encoded by the coding sequence ATGGGCGTTATTTTATCAGAAAAAGCAGAATTACATCTGCGGGGATTGCTCCAAGGTTCCGCACCCAACGCTAATGGCGCAACTAAAGGTATCCGCATCTCAGTAAAAGATGGTGGTTGCAGTGGTCATGAATATGCAATGGATATCACCAGCAAGCCCCAACCAGATGATTTGGTAAGCCAGCAAGGCAAAGTGCTGGTTTACGTTGATGCCAAAAGTGCGTCGTTATTAGAAGGAATTGTGGTTGACTTCGTTGAGGGAGTGATGGAAAGCGGTTTTAAGTTCACCAACCCCAATGCAACTGATAAATGCGGTGGTTGTGGAAAGTCCCTCAAAGCAGGTGACAGTAAGCCTACTGGTGTACCTTGCAGCTAA
- a CDS encoding NifX-associated nitrogen fixation protein has translation MTTNNSVNGTATTEVLNSPFLKVLIKQIRGQDSYGVYRGWSDELILKPFIVTKQKKREISIEGEVDPITQARIMAFFRAVAAGIEQETGLISQVVIDLNHEGFGWALVFSGRLLLTVKTLRDAQRFGFDSLDKLAQEGENYVKKGIDLAKRFPEVGNL, from the coding sequence ATGACCACAAATAATAGTGTTAATGGAACTGCTACAACTGAAGTCTTGAACTCGCCTTTCCTTAAGGTATTAATTAAACAAATTCGGGGTCAAGACAGTTATGGAGTTTATCGTGGTTGGTCGGATGAGTTGATTCTCAAACCCTTTATTGTTACCAAACAAAAGAAACGGGAAATCTCCATTGAGGGCGAAGTTGATCCGATAACTCAAGCACGAATTATGGCTTTTTTTCGAGCTGTAGCTGCTGGGATTGAACAGGAAACAGGTTTGATATCCCAGGTTGTAATTGATTTGAACCATGAAGGATTTGGCTGGGCGTTAGTATTTTCTGGTCGTCTTTTGCTAACTGTGAAAACCTTGCGAGATGCTCAACGCTTTGGCTTTGACTCGCTCGATAAATTAGCCCAAGAGGGAGAAAACTACGTCAAAAAAGGCATTGATTTGGCGAAACGCTTTCCGGAAGTTGGCAACCTGTAA
- the nifN gene encoding nitrogenase iron-molybdenum cofactor biosynthesis protein NifN, which translates to MAIVTVSNKSLTVNPLKQSQALGATLAFLGLKGTMPLFHGSQGCTAFAKVVLVRHFREAIPLATTAMTEVTTILGGEENVEEAILTLVEKANPEIIGLCTTGLTETRGDDIEGFVKAIRDRHPELNDLAIVFAPTPDFKGALQDGFAVAVESIVKEIPQPGELRTEQVTILAGSAFTPGDVQEIKEIVTAFGLVPIFVPDLGASLDGHLEDGYSAVTVSGTTLKQLREVGSSAFTLALGESMRDAAKILEERFGTPYEVFSELTGLEPVDEFIQALAILSGNSVPEKYRRQRRQLQDAMLDTHFYFGAKRVSLALEPDLLWSTVHFLQSMGAQIHAAVTTTRSPLLEKLSVKSITIGDLEDFESLADGSDLLIGNSNVSAITKRLSIPLYRLGLPIYDRLGNGQFTKVGYRGTMELLFGIGNLFLEQEESLVETRLIASVQ; encoded by the coding sequence ATGGCGATCGTCACTGTTTCTAACAAATCACTGACAGTTAATCCCCTCAAACAAAGTCAAGCTTTGGGTGCAACCTTAGCCTTTTTGGGATTGAAAGGGACGATGCCTTTATTCCACGGTTCTCAAGGTTGTACTGCTTTCGCCAAAGTTGTCCTGGTGCGGCATTTCCGGGAAGCGATTCCCCTAGCTACAACAGCGATGACGGAAGTCACTACTATCTTGGGTGGTGAAGAGAATGTGGAGGAAGCAATTCTCACTTTGGTAGAAAAGGCTAACCCGGAAATTATTGGTTTATGCACCACGGGATTGACTGAAACCAGAGGGGATGACATTGAGGGCTTTGTTAAAGCAATCCGCGATCGCCATCCAGAATTGAATGATTTAGCGATCGTTTTTGCACCTACCCCAGATTTTAAAGGTGCGTTGCAAGATGGCTTTGCTGTTGCTGTGGAAAGCATAGTTAAGGAAATTCCTCAACCAGGTGAACTCAGAACTGAACAAGTCACGATTTTGGCGGGTTCTGCCTTCACACCAGGGGATGTACAAGAAATCAAAGAGATAGTCACAGCCTTTGGACTGGTGCCTATCTTTGTACCTGACCTTGGGGCTTCCTTAGATGGACACTTAGAGGATGGTTATAGTGCGGTTACAGTCAGTGGAACTACCTTAAAACAGCTACGAGAAGTAGGTAGTTCTGCTTTTACCCTAGCATTGGGTGAAAGTATGCGGGATGCTGCAAAGATTCTAGAAGAACGCTTTGGCACACCTTATGAGGTGTTTAGCGAACTGACTGGATTAGAACCGGTAGATGAGTTTATCCAAGCATTAGCGATTCTGAGCGGTAACAGCGTACCCGAAAAATACCGCCGCCAACGCCGTCAGTTGCAAGATGCGATGTTGGATACTCACTTTTACTTCGGTGCAAAACGAGTTTCCCTAGCGCTAGAACCAGATTTGCTGTGGTCAACAGTGCATTTCCTGCAATCGATGGGAGCGCAAATTCACGCTGCGGTGACAACCACGCGATCGCCCTTACTAGAAAAACTCTCGGTTAAAAGCATCACCATCGGTGATTTGGAAGACTTTGAGAGTCTAGCAGACGGTTCTGATTTGCTGATTGGTAACTCAAATGTAAGTGCGATCACTAAACGGCTCTCGATTCCTCTTTATCGTCTTGGACTGCCAATTTATGACCGTTTAGGTAATGGTCAGTTTACCAAAGTTGGCTATCGAGGCACGATGGAACTTTTGTTTGGCATAGGCAACTTGTTTTTAGAACAAGAAGAGTCATTAGTAGAGACGCGATTAATCGCGTCTGTACAATAG
- a CDS encoding FeoA domain-containing protein, which translates to MLTFYKTQDETILKKLISMGIIPGTTITL; encoded by the coding sequence ATCCTTACCTTCTATAAAACTCAGGATGAAACAATCTTGAAAAAACTTATATCAATGGGGATAATACCAGGAACTACTATCACTTTATAA
- a CDS encoding HesA/MoeB/ThiF family protein, translating into MVNLTPTELERYRRQMMLPNFGETAQKRLKSATVMVTGVGGLGGTAALYLAVAGVGRLILVRGGDLRLDDMNRQVLMTDDWVGKPRVFKAKETLDAINPDVQVETVHDYITPENVDSLVQSADMALDCAHNFTERNLLNDACVRWRKPMVEAAMDGMEAYLTTIIPGVTPCLSCLFPEKPDWDRRGFSVIGAVSGTLACLAALEAIKLITGFSQPLLSQLLTIDLNRMEFAKRRSHRDRSCPVCGNSAPWRHAQSNSMEPTGIAQNS; encoded by the coding sequence TTGGTTAACCTAACGCCTACCGAATTAGAACGCTATCGTCGCCAAATGATGCTTCCGAATTTTGGCGAAACAGCACAGAAGCGCTTGAAGTCAGCGACAGTTATGGTTACAGGTGTGGGGGGATTAGGCGGTACAGCGGCGCTTTACTTAGCAGTAGCGGGCGTTGGGCGGTTAATCCTAGTCCGGGGTGGTGACTTGCGGCTGGATGATATGAATCGTCAGGTTCTGATGACGGATGATTGGGTAGGTAAGCCAAGGGTATTCAAAGCTAAAGAAACTCTGGACGCGATTAATCCTGATGTCCAAGTGGAAACTGTTCATGATTACATCACCCCGGAAAATGTAGATTCATTAGTGCAGTCCGCTGATATGGCTCTTGATTGCGCCCACAACTTTACAGAGCGCAATTTGTTGAATGATGCCTGCGTGCGCTGGCGTAAGCCAATGGTAGAAGCTGCGATGGACGGGATGGAGGCTTACCTGACGACGATTATTCCTGGTGTGACTCCTTGTTTGTCTTGTTTGTTTCCAGAAAAGCCAGATTGGGATCGGCGCGGCTTTTCAGTTATAGGCGCTGTTTCTGGGACACTGGCTTGTCTAGCAGCGCTGGAGGCGATCAAGCTGATCACCGGGTTTAGTCAGCCTCTATTGTCACAATTGCTGACAATCGATCTGAATCGGATGGAATTTGCTAAACGCCGTTCTCACCGCGATCGCTCTTGTCCAGTATGCGGCAATAGTGCGCCTTGGAGACACGCGCAATCCAATTCGATGGAACCCACGGGTATTGCACAAAATAGTTGA
- the nifW gene encoding nitrogenase-stabilizing/protective protein NifW, whose product MTGTIDEFNKLVDAEEFFQFFKMSYDLEVVNVNRLHILKKFSQYMKEIDDQSPDLSQEERLNQYSLALQKAYQVFIESTPHEQKLFKVFNDKPKNVVTLTEITSD is encoded by the coding sequence ATGACTGGAACAATTGATGAATTCAATAAGCTCGTAGATGCAGAAGAATTTTTTCAATTCTTTAAAATGTCTTACGACTTAGAAGTTGTAAATGTAAATCGTCTACATATTCTGAAAAAGTTTTCTCAATATATGAAGGAAATTGATGATCAGTCTCCTGACTTGAGTCAAGAAGAGAGACTAAATCAATATTCTTTGGCTTTACAAAAAGCCTATCAGGTATTTATTGAATCAACACCCCACGAACAAAAGCTGTTCAAAGTGTTTAACGACAAGCCGAAAAATGTAGTCACACTGACAGAAATCACTTCTGATTAG